In the genome of Deltaproteobacteria bacterium, the window ACCGAGCTCGACGAGCCTAGTTCTGAAGGCGTGGCGTCCCGAGTGCTTGCCGAGCACGAGCCTGCTCCTGGATATGCCCACCGACTCGGGACGCATTATCTCGTAGGTCGTCTTCTCCTTGAGCAGACCGTCCTGGTGTATGCCCGACTCGTGGGCGAAGGCGTTCTCGCCGACGACGGCCTTGTTGGGCTGGACGGTCATGCCCGTTATCCCGGTTACGAGCCTGCTCGTCGGGTATATCTGCTCGGTGTTGACGGCCGTATCGAGTCCCAGGGCGTCGCGGCGGGTGCGCAGAATCATGACGATCTCCTCGAGCGAGGCGTTCCCAGCCCTCTCGCCTATGCCGTTCACGGTGCACTCCACCTGGCGCGCGCCGTTCACCACGGCCGCAAGGGAGTTGGCCACGGCAAGGCCCAGGTCGTTGTGGCAGTGCACCGAGATGACGGCCCTGTCGATGTTGGGCACCCGCTCGCCCATCTCCCTTATGAGGGCGCCGAACTCGTCGGGCAGGGCGTAACCCACCGTGTCCGGTATGTTCACCGTGGAGGCTCCCGCCTCTATGACCGCCTCCACGACCTCGAAGAGGTAGCTTCTCTCGCTGCGCGAGGCGTCCATGGGCGAAAACTCCACGTCTTCCACGAAACTGCGGGCAAGCTCCACCATTTCGACGGCGCGGCGCAGGGCCTCGTCCCTGCTCATGCGGAACTGGTGCCTCAGGTGGATGTCCGACGTCGATATGAAGGTGTGTATCCTCGGCCGCGCAGCCCCGTCGAGCGCCTCGGCGGCGCTCTTCACGTCTTCCGGCTTGGCCCGCGCAAGGCTGCATATGACCGGCCCCTCCACCTCCAGCGCTATGCGCCGCACGGCCGTGAAGT includes:
- a CDS encoding 2-isopropylmalate synthase, yielding MSGDMVRIFDTTLRDGEQSPGASMNVEEKITVAKQLAKLGVDVIEAGFAFSSPGDFTAVRRIALEVEGPVICSLARAKPEDVKSAAEALDGAARPRIHTFISTSDIHLRHQFRMSRDEALRRAVEMVELARSFVEDVEFSPMDASRSERSYLFEVVEAVIEAGASTVNIPDTVGYALPDEFGALIREMGERVPNIDRAVISVHCHNDLGLAVANSLAAVVNGARQVECTVNGIGERAGNASLEEIVMILRTRRDALGLDTAVNTEQIYPTSRLVTGITGMTVQPNKAVVGENAFAHESGIHQDGLLKEKTTYEIMRPESVGISRSRLVLGKHSGRHAFRTRLVELGYELDDEDINRAFERFKVLADKKKEVFDEDIEAIVQDEVLRAEPVEKFRFLRLYVESGTETQPVAEVTIEVDGREVTERREGDGPVDAAFKTIAAITGTSSKLLKYSVNAITGGTDALGEVTVRLGEGDHVVLGHGAHTDIIVASARAYVNAINKMELKKRGSSERVSYRCR